From the genome of Amycolatopsis sp. NBC_01488, one region includes:
- a CDS encoding SWIM zinc finger family protein codes for MTEPLPWWATRFIRALTAIGVLLPAKGQGRVVSLEVGAGRVDAEVRDGRPYQVRIGLTAFGKSDWAAITHALAAKASTTVLLLSGELPRDVEQIFKAVRLPVFPSSAREVSLDCTCPAVEVPCGHLNAVFSALVARVADDPFTVLALRGRDRETLLEELKNRLVSAEPLDPDDRSPALTDVMDTFFDGGRAPGLDGAAPLPGPRTTFDAVLDQAPPFAITAGSEDVAELLRPAYRALAGEHGT; via the coding sequence ATGACTGAGCCACTCCCGTGGTGGGCAACCCGGTTCATCCGGGCGTTGACGGCGATCGGCGTCCTCCTGCCCGCGAAGGGCCAGGGGCGCGTCGTGTCCTTGGAGGTCGGCGCCGGACGTGTCGACGCCGAGGTGCGGGACGGCCGCCCTTACCAGGTGCGAATCGGCTTGACGGCGTTCGGGAAATCGGACTGGGCGGCGATCACCCACGCGCTCGCGGCGAAAGCGTCGACCACGGTCCTGCTGCTCAGCGGCGAGCTGCCCCGTGACGTCGAGCAGATCTTCAAGGCGGTCCGGCTGCCGGTGTTCCCGTCGTCGGCGCGGGAGGTGTCACTGGACTGCACCTGCCCGGCCGTCGAGGTGCCGTGCGGCCACTTGAACGCCGTGTTCTCCGCACTCGTGGCGCGGGTCGCCGACGATCCGTTCACCGTCCTCGCCCTGCGCGGCCGGGACCGCGAAACGCTGCTCGAGGAGCTGAAGAACCGGCTCGTCTCCGCCGAGCCGCTCGATCCCGACGACCGGTCTCCGGCCCTGACCGACGTCATGGACACCTTCTTCGACGGCGGTCGGGCCCCGGGCCTGGACGGCGCGGCGCCGTTGCCCGGCCCTCGGACGACGTTCGACGCGGTCCTGGACCAGGCCCCGCCGTTCGCGATCACGGCGGGCAGCGAAGACGTCGCCGAGTTGCTCCGCCCGGCGTATCGGGCGCTCGCCGGAGAGCACGGCACTTAG
- a CDS encoding DEAD/DEAH box helicase yields the protein MPLVHALWSPGRGLLLWAERDGGPAGTSSRSVRIALPHPFAVSSANLTALHPGKPTSATVLLPSRANRPLASSEATAGGKRRVASLRPWSVPALIVDASELDDLDDSASYGASVTYLRAVARLAADLVRRGRVLPTLVRHGDAAEARWRPVLQGVDFVAFDALAAAMPPVGRAEQIAPLTGASPRALVTDALHTLVDAAVRDRLVRAEPPVDLRGGRGAAGVWLAALQGGVSRVELPLGELGVLADAVAKWDEVADTDVVDGRACFRLAEVGTLRQPDADDPDDQTGDGTKWQLQFLLRATADPSLLLSAGQIWSGEATGLVRDPKGLFVAELGRAALVEPMLAPALRRTQPSEYDLTVAEAEHFLTSGANRLIEAGFEVQLPATWDGRRRLGLRLSVRSTPSEQVVARSRVGRDELAGFRWSLAVGDDEIGEEQLARLVAAKTPLVRLRGRWISVDADRLRAGLEFLRRDPYRQAQRPTAAELLELVHLAREAPLPVTDVRADGWVGDVLAGRVHQALRPVELPPSFRATLRPYQQRGVAWLAFMSALGLGACLADDMGLGKTVQTLALEVLERAAGDRRPTLVLCPMSLVGMWQREAANFAPGLRVHAHHGSARAHGDALAEQVAAADLVVTTYATAARDAGELEKFAWRRLVLDEAHAIKNADTATAKAVRRFPAGHRLALTGTPVENRLADLWSVLDVLNPGLLGSRFEFRQRFAAPIERSGDTATAAALRRLTQPYLLRRVKTDPAIVPELPEKLEIRQEYRLTREQGTLYRAIVDEMMKKIENSQGIKRRGNILAAITKLKQVCNHPAHLLHDGSPIGHRSGKVSRLEEILAEILASGDRVLCFTQYTEFGHLLVPHLSDRLGTEVAFLHGGLAKGARDAIVERFQAGDGPRILLLSLKAGGSGLTLTAAGQVLHLDRWWNPAVENQATDRAFRIGQRRTVQVRKFVCPGTIEDRIDTLITRKRALAGMVVGEGESWLTELSTDALRGVLTLAEEAIDD from the coding sequence TTGCCCTTGGTGCACGCTCTGTGGTCTCCGGGCCGGGGCCTGCTGCTGTGGGCGGAGCGCGACGGCGGCCCGGCCGGCACGTCGAGTCGTTCGGTGCGGATCGCGCTTCCGCATCCGTTCGCGGTCTCCAGCGCGAACCTGACTGCGCTGCATCCCGGCAAGCCCACGTCGGCGACGGTGCTGCTGCCGTCGCGGGCGAACCGGCCGCTCGCCTCCTCCGAGGCGACGGCAGGCGGTAAACGGCGGGTGGCGTCGTTGCGGCCCTGGTCGGTACCCGCCTTGATCGTGGACGCGAGCGAGCTGGACGACCTCGACGACTCGGCCTCCTACGGCGCTTCGGTCACCTACCTGCGGGCGGTCGCCCGTCTGGCGGCGGATCTCGTGCGGCGCGGGCGGGTGCTGCCGACGCTGGTCCGCCACGGCGACGCGGCGGAGGCCCGGTGGCGCCCGGTGCTCCAGGGCGTGGATTTCGTCGCGTTCGACGCACTGGCGGCGGCCATGCCGCCGGTCGGGCGGGCCGAGCAGATCGCGCCGCTCACCGGGGCGTCGCCGCGCGCGCTCGTCACCGATGCCCTCCACACCCTGGTCGACGCGGCGGTCCGCGACCGGCTGGTGCGGGCGGAGCCGCCCGTCGACCTGCGCGGGGGCCGGGGCGCGGCCGGGGTGTGGCTGGCCGCGTTGCAGGGCGGCGTTTCCCGCGTCGAGCTGCCGCTGGGTGAGCTCGGGGTGCTGGCCGACGCCGTCGCGAAGTGGGACGAGGTCGCCGACACCGACGTCGTCGACGGCCGGGCGTGCTTCCGGCTGGCCGAAGTCGGCACCCTCCGCCAGCCGGACGCGGACGATCCCGACGATCAGACCGGCGACGGCACCAAGTGGCAGCTGCAGTTCCTCCTGCGGGCGACGGCCGACCCGAGCTTGCTGCTGTCGGCGGGACAGATCTGGTCGGGCGAGGCGACCGGGCTGGTCAGGGACCCGAAGGGGCTGTTCGTCGCCGAACTGGGCCGGGCCGCGCTGGTGGAACCGATGCTGGCGCCGGCGTTGCGCAGGACCCAGCCGTCCGAGTACGACCTGACCGTGGCGGAAGCCGAACACTTCCTCACCTCCGGTGCGAATCGGCTGATCGAGGCCGGGTTCGAAGTGCAGCTTCCGGCCACCTGGGACGGCAGGCGCCGGCTCGGGCTGCGGCTCTCCGTTCGCAGCACGCCGTCGGAGCAGGTCGTCGCCCGCAGCCGGGTCGGCCGCGACGAGCTGGCCGGGTTCCGCTGGTCGCTCGCGGTCGGCGACGACGAAATCGGCGAGGAGCAGCTGGCCAGGCTCGTCGCGGCGAAGACACCGCTGGTGCGGCTGCGGGGCCGGTGGATCAGCGTCGACGCCGACCGGCTCCGCGCCGGTCTCGAGTTCCTGCGCCGCGACCCGTACCGGCAGGCTCAGCGCCCCACCGCGGCCGAGCTGCTGGAGCTGGTCCACCTCGCGCGGGAGGCGCCGCTTCCGGTCACCGACGTCCGCGCCGACGGCTGGGTCGGGGACGTCCTGGCCGGGCGGGTCCACCAGGCACTGCGGCCGGTCGAGCTGCCGCCGTCGTTCCGGGCCACGCTGCGCCCCTACCAGCAGCGGGGCGTCGCCTGGCTGGCGTTCATGTCGGCGCTGGGACTCGGGGCGTGCCTGGCCGACGACATGGGCCTCGGCAAGACGGTCCAGACGCTGGCGCTCGAGGTGCTCGAGCGGGCAGCCGGCGATCGTCGGCCGACGTTGGTGCTGTGCCCGATGTCGCTGGTCGGCATGTGGCAGCGCGAGGCGGCGAACTTCGCCCCGGGCCTGCGTGTCCACGCCCACCACGGCAGCGCCCGCGCGCACGGAGACGCGCTCGCCGAGCAGGTCGCCGCGGCCGACCTCGTCGTCACGACCTACGCCACCGCCGCCCGGGACGCCGGCGAGCTCGAGAAGTTCGCGTGGCGACGCCTGGTGCTCGACGAAGCGCACGCGATCAAGAACGCCGACACCGCGACGGCCAAGGCGGTGCGGCGGTTCCCGGCCGGGCACCGGCTCGCGCTGACCGGCACCCCGGTGGAAAACCGGCTGGCGGACCTGTGGTCGGTGCTGGACGTGCTCAACCCTGGGCTGCTCGGCAGCAGGTTCGAGTTCCGGCAACGGTTCGCGGCCCCGATCGAGCGCAGCGGCGACACCGCCACGGCCGCCGCTCTGCGCCGCCTCACGCAGCCGTACCTGCTGCGCCGGGTGAAGACGGATCCCGCGATCGTCCCCGAGCTGCCGGAAAAGCTCGAAATCCGGCAGGAGTACCGGCTCACCCGCGAACAGGGCACGCTCTACCGCGCGATCGTCGACGAGATGATGAAGAAGATCGAGAACAGCCAGGGCATCAAGCGCCGCGGCAACATCCTGGCCGCGATCACGAAGCTCAAGCAGGTCTGCAACCACCCCGCGCACCTGCTGCACGACGGCTCCCCGATCGGGCACCGCTCCGGCAAGGTCAGCCGCCTCGAAGAGATCCTGGCGGAAATCCTGGCGTCGGGCGATCGGGTGCTGTGCTTCACCCAGTACACCGAGTTCGGCCACCTGCTCGTGCCCCACCTGTCCGACCGGCTCGGCACCGAAGTCGCGTTCTTGCACGGCGGCTTGGCAAAAGGGGCGCGGGACGCGATCGTGGAACGCTTCCAAGCCGGCGACGGGCCGCGAATCCTCTTGCTCTCGCTCAAAGCCGGCGGCTCCGGGCTCACGCTGACCGCGGCCGGCCAGGTCCTGCACCTGGACCGCTGGTGGAACCCGGCCGTGGAGAACCAGGCCACCGACCGGGCGTTCCGGATCGGGCAGCGACGCACCGTCCAGGTCCGGAAGTTCGTCTGCCCGGGCACCATCGAGGACCGCATCGACACCCTGATCACCAGGAAGCGCGCGCTCGCGGGAATGGTCGTCGGCGAGGGCGAAAGCTGGCTCACCGAACTGTCCACGGACGCGCTGCGCGGGGTGCTCACCCTGGCGGAGGAGGCGATCGATGACTGA
- a CDS encoding FAD-dependent monooxygenase has protein sequence MTTRVPVLISGGGIAGLTSALLLHREGIQPVLVDKHAGASPQPKARRFSPRSTEVFRLLGLAAEVAEASAPLASFTEVLTGPTLAAARAREPSDTMRERRGQQARMPELSPGPNVLCPQAVLEPILRRAAGERGLSVRLGTELVSFAQDDGGVTALLKPADGDPYELTADYLIAADGARSPVRAALGIGCSGHGHLADNLDLYFRADLTALARERPFNLCQIENPVASGAFLSVNGTDRWLFSTADFPEAGTLGDGDWHDLLRIVLGVPDLDVELLGRSSWESAMRVADRFRDGRVFLAGDAAHVMPPMAAAGANTAIADAANLAWKLAAVLAGEAAPALLDTYHAERHPAGYAVAEASSTVRGHVGEMLSAYTKGDGLPGDPMATMFGTQYAEGAFVPDGRGPAPVDHYAPAARPGTRVPHAWLDAQTSTVDLAGPGLTLVTGPDNGYWIAEADRLGLRLVTVSHQGWLTEACLGTDGALLLRPDLIVGWHSASGTPLADALTRVLGTTAALAQPE, from the coding sequence ATGACCACCCGTGTTCCGGTTCTGATCAGCGGCGGCGGGATCGCCGGGCTGACGTCCGCACTGCTGCTGCACCGCGAAGGGATCCAGCCGGTGCTGGTGGACAAGCACGCCGGTGCGTCGCCACAGCCGAAGGCGCGCCGGTTCAGCCCGCGCAGCACCGAGGTGTTCCGCCTGCTCGGCCTCGCGGCCGAGGTCGCCGAGGCGAGTGCGCCGCTGGCGTCGTTCACCGAGGTCCTGACCGGTCCGACGCTGGCCGCGGCTCGCGCGCGGGAACCGAGCGACACCATGCGGGAACGCCGCGGGCAGCAGGCAAGGATGCCCGAGCTGAGCCCGGGACCGAACGTCCTGTGCCCGCAGGCCGTGCTGGAGCCGATCCTGCGCCGGGCCGCCGGGGAACGCGGCTTGTCCGTGCGGCTCGGGACCGAGCTGGTGTCCTTCGCCCAGGACGACGGCGGTGTGACCGCGCTGCTCAAGCCCGCGGACGGCGATCCGTACGAACTGACCGCGGACTACCTGATCGCCGCCGACGGCGCGCGCAGTCCGGTCCGCGCCGCACTGGGCATCGGCTGCAGCGGCCATGGCCACCTGGCCGACAACCTCGACCTCTACTTCCGCGCCGATCTCACGGCGTTGGCGCGGGAGCGGCCGTTCAACCTGTGCCAGATCGAGAACCCGGTGGCCTCGGGCGCGTTCCTCTCGGTCAACGGCACGGACCGGTGGCTGTTCTCGACCGCCGACTTCCCCGAGGCGGGCACGCTCGGTGACGGCGACTGGCACGACCTCTTGCGGATCGTGCTCGGCGTGCCGGATCTCGACGTCGAACTGCTCGGCCGGTCGTCCTGGGAATCGGCGATGCGCGTGGCCGACCGGTTCCGCGACGGCCGCGTGTTCCTCGCGGGTGACGCCGCGCACGTGATGCCCCCGATGGCCGCGGCCGGAGCCAACACCGCCATCGCCGACGCGGCCAACCTCGCCTGGAAACTCGCTGCCGTGCTGGCCGGCGAGGCCGCGCCCGCCCTGCTCGACACCTACCACGCGGAACGCCACCCGGCCGGCTACGCGGTCGCCGAAGCCTCCAGCACCGTTCGCGGGCACGTCGGCGAAATGCTCTCCGCCTACACCAAGGGCGACGGCCTGCCCGGCGACCCGATGGCCACGATGTTCGGCACGCAGTACGCCGAAGGCGCGTTCGTACCCGACGGCCGCGGCCCCGCGCCCGTCGACCACTACGCCCCGGCGGCCCGTCCCGGCACGCGCGTGCCCCACGCCTGGCTCGACGCGCAGACGTCCACTGTGGACCTGGCCGGCCCCGGCCTGACTCTGGTCACCGGGCCGGACAACGGATACTGGATCGCCGAAGCGGATCGTCTCGGGCTGCGTCTGGTCACGGTCTCGCACCAGGGCTGGCTCACCGAGGCGTGCCTGGGCACCGACGGTGCGCTGCTCCTGCGCCCCGACCTCATCGTCGGCTGGCACTCGGCGTCCGGAACACCGCTCGCCGATGCGCTCACCCGAGTGCTCGGCACCACGGCCGCCCTCGCGCAACCGGAATAG
- a CDS encoding TetR/AcrR family transcriptional regulator — MTSGTGRRERKKAATHQALADAALRLFLERGYDDVGVREIADAADVSTTTLQKHFPSKESLVFDRDTDIEETLIAAVRDRAPGTSVVDALRNYTLARVERGAADQASEFMTLVHSTPALADYWHRMWMRHEDALSRVVAAETGAPETDPGCAALAHFALETSALALRAENPARTVEAAFAILERGWRAAPR; from the coding sequence ATGACTTCCGGGACGGGCAGGCGCGAGCGCAAGAAGGCGGCCACCCACCAAGCGCTGGCCGACGCGGCACTGCGGCTGTTCCTCGAGCGCGGCTACGACGACGTGGGCGTCCGCGAGATCGCCGACGCCGCCGACGTGTCCACCACGACCCTGCAGAAACACTTCCCCAGCAAGGAATCCCTCGTCTTCGACCGGGACACCGACATCGAGGAGACCCTGATCGCCGCCGTGCGCGACCGCGCGCCCGGCACCTCGGTGGTGGACGCGCTGCGGAACTACACGCTGGCCCGCGTCGAGCGCGGTGCCGCCGACCAGGCGTCGGAGTTCATGACCCTCGTGCACAGCACCCCGGCGTTGGCCGACTACTGGCACCGGATGTGGATGCGGCACGAGGACGCGCTCAGCCGCGTCGTCGCCGCCGAAACCGGTGCGCCCGAAACCGATCCCGGATGCGCCGCGCTGGCCCACTTCGCCCTGGAAACCTCGGCGCTCGCGCTCCGCGCCGAAAATCCGGCCCGCACCGTCGAAGCCGCGTTCGCCATCCTCGAACGTGGCTGGCGCGCCGCACCCCGCTGA
- a CDS encoding Na+/H+ antiporter: protein MRGVETVLFLVVVATVVATFARRLRIPAPSLLVVVGVVVGLLPGVPSVQVTPDVISLVVLPPLLFAAGEELPWRDLRAVGRPVAVLSVGLVLVSAAAVVGIAVAVTPLPVGMAFVLGAVLASTDPVAVTALARRLALPPRIQALIQAESLFNDATSLLLFRVALFLAVAGGAASWGRTLGEFGILAGGGLAVGVVTALGAFLIRRRTEDPVLETVISLVTPYAGYVVAESIGGSGVTAVVVASVILGTQAERLTTARIRLQVGAVYQTVVFLLESVVFGLIGLQLPTLVRRVAAGGAWWLLQALAIAATLVVARLLLVFVLSALRQRRTDGRLSWQAPAVISWAGARGVVPLAAALSLPVSTLDGSALPARDLVLLLTTAVIVLTLVVQGFTLAPLVRRTGIALDPATLRTEYAAARRKLAEAGLNHLDQLAETESVAPFAVDQLRAGWQARLDRVQDEDDRGDPARGLDYRTLRRELIAVEAAELTRLFEAGEITDGTRRRIQRLLDLEHAGLED from the coding sequence ATGCGCGGGGTCGAAACCGTGTTGTTCCTGGTGGTCGTGGCGACCGTGGTGGCTACCTTCGCCCGGCGGCTGCGTATCCCGGCGCCGTCGTTGCTGGTGGTCGTCGGCGTGGTCGTGGGGCTGCTGCCGGGGGTGCCGTCGGTGCAGGTGACGCCGGACGTGATCAGCCTGGTCGTGCTGCCGCCGCTGCTGTTCGCCGCGGGGGAGGAGCTGCCGTGGCGGGATCTGCGCGCGGTCGGGCGCCCGGTCGCGGTCCTGTCCGTCGGGCTGGTCCTGGTCTCGGCCGCGGCGGTGGTCGGGATCGCGGTCGCGGTGACGCCGCTGCCGGTCGGGATGGCGTTCGTGCTCGGCGCGGTGCTGGCCAGCACCGACCCGGTCGCGGTGACGGCGCTGGCGCGGCGGCTCGCGCTGCCGCCGCGGATCCAGGCGCTGATCCAGGCGGAAAGCCTGTTCAACGACGCCACCAGCCTGCTGCTGTTCCGGGTGGCGCTGTTCCTGGCCGTCGCCGGCGGCGCCGCGTCCTGGGGCCGGACGCTGGGGGAGTTCGGGATCCTCGCGGGCGGTGGCCTCGCGGTCGGCGTCGTGACGGCGCTCGGCGCGTTCCTGATCCGCCGGCGCACCGAAGACCCGGTGCTGGAGACGGTGATCTCCCTGGTCACGCCGTACGCGGGGTACGTCGTCGCGGAGTCGATCGGCGGGTCGGGCGTGACGGCGGTCGTGGTCGCGAGCGTGATCCTCGGAACCCAGGCCGAGCGGCTGACGACCGCGCGGATTCGGCTGCAGGTCGGCGCGGTCTACCAGACGGTGGTGTTCCTGCTGGAGAGCGTCGTGTTCGGGCTGATCGGGCTGCAGCTGCCCACGCTCGTGCGGCGGGTGGCGGCCGGCGGCGCGTGGTGGCTGCTGCAGGCGCTGGCCATCGCGGCGACGCTCGTCGTCGCGCGGCTCCTGCTCGTGTTCGTGCTCTCGGCGCTGCGGCAGCGGCGCACGGACGGCCGGCTCTCCTGGCAGGCGCCGGCGGTGATCTCGTGGGCGGGAGCCCGCGGGGTCGTGCCGCTGGCGGCGGCGCTGTCGCTGCCGGTGTCTACTTTGGACGGTTCGGCGCTGCCCGCGCGCGACCTGGTGCTGCTGCTGACCACCGCGGTGATCGTGCTGACGCTGGTGGTCCAGGGCTTCACGCTGGCCCCGCTGGTGCGGCGGACCGGGATCGCACTCGACCCGGCCACCCTTCGCACCGAGTACGCGGCCGCGCGGCGCAAGCTCGCGGAGGCCGGGCTGAACCACCTCGACCAGCTGGCCGAGACGGAGTCCGTCGCGCCCTTCGCCGTCGACCAGCTGCGCGCCGGCTGGCAGGCACGCCTGGACCGCGTGCAGGACGAGGACGACCGCGGCGACCCGGCCCGCGGCCTCGACTACCGCACGCTGCGGCGCGAGCTGATCGCCGTCGAGGCGGCCGAGCTGACCCGCCTGTTCGAGGCGGGCGAAATCACCGACGGCACCCGCCGCCGCATCCAGCGCCTGCTTGACCTCGAGCACGCCGGGCTCGAGGACTGA
- a CDS encoding ABC transporter substrate-binding protein: MAVTGCGALGSNQLTAAAAGSGLEKPVLKVSILPTTDLGPFWLAQDGGYFKAEGLDVDTVVAASGQASLAKSISGEADIAFSTYPPFFIAKSSGVADMQLVADATSVNPKTNAIVTVPNSPVKTIFDLAGKKIAITAKNTASDLLTRSVMQDHGVDFSKVKWVLIPLPDIAAALQQGQADAAYLPEPYITQAAKTAGAIPVIDINTGASQDFPLTGYGATRKWVQDNPKTLAAFQRAMQKATHEATNDRASIEPLLVRFAKIDEDTAKLLTLPGYGSLLDSRRLQRVPDLLLQLGAIPHPIDANSMIGPQTRG, translated from the coding sequence ATGGCCGTCACCGGGTGCGGCGCGCTCGGGTCGAACCAGCTGACCGCCGCGGCGGCCGGCAGCGGCTTGGAGAAGCCGGTGCTGAAGGTCTCGATCCTGCCCACCACGGACCTCGGGCCGTTCTGGCTGGCCCAGGACGGCGGCTACTTCAAGGCCGAGGGCCTCGACGTCGACACCGTCGTCGCCGCGAGCGGCCAGGCCTCGCTGGCGAAGTCGATCTCGGGGGAGGCCGACATCGCGTTCTCGACCTACCCGCCGTTCTTCATCGCGAAGAGCTCCGGCGTCGCCGACATGCAGCTGGTCGCCGACGCGACCTCGGTCAACCCGAAAACCAATGCGATCGTCACGGTGCCGAATTCGCCGGTGAAGACAATCTTCGACCTGGCGGGCAAGAAGATCGCCATCACGGCCAAGAACACCGCGTCGGATCTGCTCACCCGCTCGGTGATGCAGGACCACGGCGTGGATTTCAGCAAGGTGAAATGGGTGCTGATCCCGCTGCCGGACATCGCGGCGGCGCTGCAGCAGGGCCAGGCCGACGCCGCGTACCTGCCGGAGCCGTACATCACGCAGGCCGCCAAGACCGCGGGCGCGATCCCGGTGATCGACATCAACACCGGGGCGAGCCAGGACTTCCCGCTGACCGGCTACGGCGCGACGCGCAAGTGGGTGCAGGACAACCCGAAGACGCTGGCCGCGTTCCAGCGCGCGATGCAGAAGGCCACCCACGAAGCCACGAACGACCGCGCGAGCATCGAGCCGCTGCTGGTCCGGTTCGCCAAGATCGACGAGGACACGGCCAAGCTGCTCACGTTGCCCGGCTACGGCTCGCTCCTCGACTCGCGGCGGCTGCAACGGGTGCCGGACCTGCTGCTGCAACTCGGTGCCATCCCGCACCCCATCGACGCGAACTCCATGATCGGGCCGCAGACCCGCGGCTGA